A single window of Aythya fuligula isolate bAytFul2 chromosome Z, bAytFul2.pri, whole genome shotgun sequence DNA harbors:
- the TMEM167A gene encoding protein kish-A: MSAIFNFQSLLTVILLLICTCAYIRSLAPSLLDKNKTGLLGIFWKCARIGERKSPYVAVCCVVMAFSILFVQ, from the exons TCTGCCATCTTCAACTTTCAGAGTCTGCTGACTGTAATCTTGCTGCTCATATGTACCTGTGCCTATATCAGATCCTTGGCTCCCAGCTTAttggacaaaaacaaaactgg ACTATTGGGAATATTCTGGAAATGCGCCAGGattg GTGAACGGAAGAGCCCATATGTAGCTGTGTGCTGTGTGGTGATGGCCTTCAGCATCCTCTTTGTACAGTAG